One genomic region from Dehalobacter restrictus DSM 9455 encodes:
- a CDS encoding electron transfer flavoprotein subunit alpha: protein MSVKILENQCNGCGACVDRCPFGAIEIVDGIAKLKDNCTGCGACGKACPNNAIEVTKKAKKAPKNNDEYKGVWVFIEQRTGKIDTVALELLSEGRKLADELKVELAGVLLGENVADLAKECFAYGAEKVYLVDGPVFKDYRTDSYTEAIVEIINQYKPEILLFGATNNGRDFAARIAVRITTGLTADCTALSIDPETRLLRQTRPAFGGNVMATILCPNHRPQMATVRPKVMKMDEPDYSRIGEVIRCESSVKEADMTTKILDIIQSISHTVNLQDAEIIVSGGRGIGGPENYRLIEELAEALGGVAGASRAAVDAGWVPHYRQVGQTGKTVSPKLYIACGISGAIQHLAGMNTSEIVVAINNDPEAPIFNIATYGLVGDLHQIVPMLTQKIKTLKMA, encoded by the coding sequence ATGAGTGTAAAGATCCTAGAAAATCAATGTAATGGCTGTGGCGCTTGTGTTGATAGATGTCCTTTCGGCGCTATAGAGATCGTAGATGGCATCGCAAAATTAAAGGATAATTGTACCGGCTGCGGAGCCTGCGGCAAAGCCTGCCCGAACAATGCCATAGAAGTTACCAAAAAAGCCAAAAAAGCTCCTAAAAACAACGATGAATACAAAGGTGTTTGGGTCTTCATCGAACAACGCACCGGCAAGATTGACACTGTAGCACTCGAGCTGCTTAGCGAAGGCCGCAAGTTGGCCGATGAGCTGAAGGTGGAGCTGGCCGGCGTGCTTCTTGGTGAAAATGTTGCCGATTTAGCGAAAGAGTGTTTTGCATACGGCGCTGAAAAAGTCTATCTGGTAGACGGCCCTGTATTTAAGGATTATCGTACCGATTCCTATACGGAAGCGATTGTTGAAATTATTAATCAATATAAACCGGAGATTCTACTGTTTGGCGCGACCAATAACGGACGTGATTTTGCAGCACGTATTGCAGTCAGGATTACCACCGGCCTTACGGCGGACTGCACCGCTCTTTCCATTGATCCGGAAACGCGGCTTTTAAGACAGACCCGGCCTGCATTTGGCGGCAATGTTATGGCGACCATTCTTTGCCCAAATCATCGTCCGCAGATGGCCACGGTCCGTCCGAAGGTCATGAAAATGGATGAGCCCGATTACAGTCGGATAGGTGAAGTGATCCGCTGTGAAAGCTCCGTCAAAGAAGCGGATATGACCACCAAGATTTTAGATATTATCCAAAGCATATCTCATACCGTCAATCTGCAGGATGCTGAGATTATTGTCTCCGGCGGCAGAGGCATAGGCGGTCCGGAAAATTACCGTTTGATTGAGGAACTGGCTGAAGCCCTTGGCGGCGTAGCCGGTGCATCCCGTGCAGCAGTTGACGCAGGATGGGTTCCGCATTACCGTCAGGTAGGACAGACCGGAAAAACAGTTTCCCCGAAACTTTATATTGCCTGTGGTATCTCAGGCGCTATTCAGCATCTTGCCGGAATGAATACCTCCGAAATCGTTGTTGCAATTAACAATGATCCCGAAGCTCCCATTTTCAACATCGCGACCTATGGTCTTGTTGGGGATCTTCATCAAATTGTGCCGATGCTGACCCAAAAGATCAAAACGTTAAAAATGGCGTAA
- a CDS encoding electron transfer flavoprotein subunit beta/FixA family protein: MEIVVCIKQVPDTTEVKIDPVKNTLIRDGVPSIVNPFDEYAAEAAIKIKEQYGGKVTVLTMGPPQAVSALRKCLAMGADEAVLISDRAFAGADTWATSYSLARAIEKIGKPDIIFCGKMAIDGDTAQVGPGIAEHLHLPQTTYVQKIREVHKDHLVVERAFEGGFEVIKVQLPAVIAVDKAIGEPRYPSVKGSIKASRMPVSIWSAADIDAPAEKTGLNGSCTQVMQIFTPEVKIQSEMLKGETDEQLCNLLIKKLQAAEIV; encoded by the coding sequence GTGGAAATCGTTGTTTGTATTAAACAAGTACCTGATACTACTGAAGTAAAGATTGATCCGGTTAAAAACACGTTAATCCGTGACGGTGTTCCGAGTATCGTGAATCCGTTTGACGAATATGCGGCTGAAGCTGCTATCAAAATTAAAGAACAATACGGTGGTAAAGTAACCGTCCTAACCATGGGACCACCACAGGCCGTATCTGCGCTGCGCAAATGTCTGGCGATGGGCGCGGATGAAGCAGTGCTGATCAGTGACCGGGCGTTTGCAGGTGCCGACACCTGGGCCACTTCCTATTCGCTGGCCAGAGCCATTGAAAAGATTGGCAAACCGGATATCATTTTTTGCGGAAAAATGGCCATTGACGGAGATACCGCCCAGGTAGGGCCCGGTATTGCCGAGCATTTACATCTTCCCCAAACAACCTATGTTCAAAAAATCAGAGAAGTTCATAAGGATCATCTCGTGGTTGAACGCGCCTTTGAAGGCGGATTTGAAGTGATCAAGGTTCAATTGCCTGCGGTCATCGCAGTCGATAAAGCAATCGGTGAACCAAGGTATCCGAGTGTTAAAGGTTCGATCAAAGCCTCAAGAATGCCGGTATCAATCTGGTCTGCTGCGGATATTGACGCACCTGCCGAAAAGACCGGACTAAACGGCTCCTGCACCCAGGTTATGCAGATCTTCACGCCTGAAGTTAAAATTCAGAGTGAAATGCTTAAAGGTGAAACAGATGAACAATTATGCAATTTGCTGATTAAGAAGCTGCAGGCTGCTGAAATCGTATAA
- a CDS encoding toprim domain-containing protein: MNKAIIVEGKTDREQLLKVLDEPVEIICTYGTINQTNLERLIDEEKYDEIYVLVDADEPGNKLRRSIKNIFPNARHMYTRRIYREVASTPLEEIYDILKNAHFDVKEIP, from the coding sequence ATGAATAAAGCCATTATTGTTGAAGGGAAGACAGACAGGGAACAGCTGCTGAAGGTACTGGACGAACCTGTCGAAATCATCTGTACGTACGGAACCATTAATCAAACGAACCTTGAAAGGCTCATTGACGAAGAGAAATATGATGAAATTTATGTGCTGGTCGATGCGGACGAGCCGGGAAATAAGCTCAGGCGGAGCATCAAAAATATTTTTCCGAATGCCCGGCATATGTATACCAGAAGAATATACCGGGAGGTGGCATCAACCCCGCTTGAGGAAATATATGATATTTTGAAAAATGCTCACTTTGACGTGAAAGAAATACCTTAA
- a CDS encoding DUF3102 domain-containing protein gives MKVFREYGCKLPDASDGNSNYAPVRNLTYTQAVILLGVQEEGPEQCRK, from the coding sequence ATGAAGGTCTTCAGAGAGTACGGGTGCAAGCTGCCCGATGCTTCCGACGGCAACTCAAATTACGCACCAGTGCGCAATTTGACATACACCCAGGCGGTGATCCTCTTAGGAGTCCAGGAAGAAGGACCAGAACAATGCCGGAAATAA
- a CDS encoding ACT domain-containing protein — MSKQKKDFLLVSKEILPEAITKTAQAKELLAKFDVLTVNEACERVEISRSAFYKYKDGVFPFYEASKEKMITLSLLLMDKAGILSNVLNYVASVSGNIITINQGIPLQGIANVSLSIETEKMEETVESLVSNLGELDGVRKIELIAKS, encoded by the coding sequence GTGAGCAAACAGAAAAAAGATTTTCTGTTGGTAAGCAAGGAGATTCTTCCTGAGGCGATTACGAAAACAGCTCAGGCTAAAGAACTTTTGGCGAAATTTGATGTACTGACTGTGAATGAAGCCTGTGAGAGGGTCGAAATAAGCCGGAGCGCATTTTATAAATATAAAGACGGAGTTTTTCCGTTTTATGAAGCAAGTAAAGAGAAGATGATTACGCTGTCTTTGCTGCTAATGGACAAAGCAGGGATTTTGTCAAATGTTTTAAACTATGTCGCTTCAGTCTCCGGAAATATCATTACCATCAATCAGGGAATCCCGCTGCAGGGGATTGCCAATGTCTCCCTTTCGATCGAAACAGAAAAAATGGAAGAAACTGTGGAAAGCCTGGTGTCAAATCTGGGTGAGCTGGATGGTGTACGTAAAATCGAATTGATTGCTAAAAGTTGA
- the spoIVA gene encoding stage IV sporulation protein A: MQNYDIFSDIAERTGGDIYFGVVGPVRTGKSTFIKRFMELLVLPNIVNVFERERARDELPQSGAGRRITTTEPKFIPSEAVEVVLKDTIHMNVRMVDCVGYAVSGALGYEGEEDEPRMVHTPWNDEPIPFEEAAEIGTRKVITDHSTLGIAITTDGSISEIPRENYLEAEQRVVSELKEIGKPFILLLNTTKPYAESTMELCRGLEQEYQVPVIPVDCMEMNLNDISQILEEILYEFPVAEVNIELPKWVEELDLSHPIRAEFENVIQKSVGDIKRIRDIDHALEILSECPHSKDIILKETDLGTGHAEIEITTEKDLFKQVLEQLTGINIEGDHTLLRMILDYSKAKKEWDKLSKAFEEVKTNGYGVVTPQLDEMFLEEPELVKSGGHFGIKLKASAPSLHILRADVTTEITPLIGTEKQAEELVKYLLEEFESDPKKLWGSNIFGKSLHDLVREGIQNKLYKMPDNVQIKLQDTLQRIVNEGHGGLICIII, from the coding sequence ATGCAAAACTATGATATTTTCAGCGATATTGCTGAAAGGACAGGAGGGGATATTTATTTCGGTGTTGTCGGTCCCGTCAGGACTGGAAAATCTACATTTATTAAACGTTTTATGGAACTCCTGGTCTTGCCGAACATAGTCAATGTATTTGAGCGGGAAAGAGCACGGGATGAGCTTCCGCAAAGCGGCGCGGGCCGCCGAATCACAACGACGGAGCCCAAGTTTATTCCTTCTGAGGCGGTTGAAGTTGTTTTGAAGGATACGATTCACATGAATGTCAGAATGGTGGATTGTGTCGGATACGCTGTGAGTGGTGCACTTGGTTATGAGGGGGAAGAAGATGAACCACGAATGGTTCATACCCCCTGGAATGACGAACCGATTCCTTTCGAGGAAGCGGCTGAAATAGGTACCCGCAAAGTGATTACTGACCATTCTACCTTGGGTATTGCCATCACGACAGACGGATCTATATCCGAAATTCCGAGAGAAAACTATCTTGAGGCGGAGCAGCGGGTCGTTTCCGAACTGAAGGAAATAGGCAAACCATTTATTCTGCTGCTGAATACGACCAAACCCTACGCGGAAAGCACCATGGAGCTATGCCGCGGCCTGGAGCAGGAATACCAGGTGCCGGTCATTCCGGTAGACTGCATGGAAATGAACTTAAATGACATTTCTCAGATCCTTGAGGAAATTCTGTATGAGTTCCCTGTTGCCGAAGTCAATATTGAGCTCCCCAAATGGGTTGAAGAACTGGACCTTTCCCATCCGATCCGGGCCGAGTTTGAGAACGTCATTCAAAAATCGGTTGGGGATATCAAGCGGATCAGGGATATCGATCATGCCCTGGAGATATTGTCTGAATGTCCGCATTCCAAAGACATTATTCTGAAAGAGACCGATCTCGGAACTGGCCATGCCGAAATCGAGATCACCACCGAAAAAGATCTGTTTAAACAAGTCCTGGAACAGCTGACGGGAATTAATATTGAAGGCGATCATACCCTTTTAAGAATGATTTTGGATTATAGCAAAGCCAAAAAAGAATGGGATAAACTCTCGAAAGCTTTTGAAGAAGTCAAAACAAACGGCTATGGTGTTGTCACGCCGCAACTGGATGAAATGTTTCTGGAAGAGCCAGAACTGGTAAAATCCGGAGGTCATTTCGGAATCAAGCTTAAAGCAAGCGCACCGTCCCTGCATATTCTGAGGGCGGATGTCACGACGGAAATAACGCCGCTGATCGGGACAGAAAAGCAGGCCGAAGAACTGGTCAAGTATCTTCTGGAAGAATTTGAATCTGATCCGAAGAAATTATGGGGGTCCAATATTTTCGGTAAGTCCCTGCATGACTTGGTTAGGGAAGGAATTCAGAACAAGCTTTACAAGATGCCGGACAATGTCCAGATCAAACTGCAGGATACGCTGCAGCGTATCGTGAATGAAGGACACGGCGGTCTGATCTGCATCATTATTTAG
- a CDS encoding NAD(P)H-dependent glycerol-3-phosphate dehydrogenase — protein sequence MKKIAVFGSGSWGTAISLLLVRAGHKVSLIGIFSDEIELMKRKKENIQYLPGCFLPDEITPTTDLKEIDAEAVFVSVPSHAVRESARLIKPYLRPGCIMINTAKGLEENTGLRLSQVLEEELPGHPIAVLSGPSHAEEVGRDVVTAVAVAAKDIKVAEAVQDLIMTSKFRVYTNLDMIGVEMGGSLKNIVALCTGILDGMNPKDNTKAALMTRGLAEMTRLGVAMGGQPETFYGLAGIGDLIVTCTSLHSRNLRAGRALGAGKPLDEVLREVGMVVEGVRATKVAFELSKKYGISMPITEQAYKVLFEGLSPSEALENLMMRGKKHETEDMGILGR from the coding sequence GTGAAAAAAATTGCAGTGTTTGGTTCAGGGAGCTGGGGAACAGCAATTTCTCTTCTGCTGGTCAGGGCAGGACATAAGGTCTCCCTTATCGGGATTTTTTCAGATGAGATAGAGCTGATGAAACGAAAAAAGGAAAATATTCAGTATCTTCCGGGATGCTTTCTGCCGGACGAGATTACCCCGACGACGGACTTAAAAGAGATTGATGCTGAAGCCGTTTTCGTCAGCGTACCTTCCCACGCGGTCAGAGAAAGCGCACGTCTGATCAAGCCATACTTAAGACCTGGCTGCATCATGATCAATACGGCCAAAGGACTCGAAGAGAACACAGGGTTAAGGCTTTCCCAGGTACTTGAGGAAGAACTGCCGGGTCATCCGATTGCGGTCTTATCCGGCCCGAGTCATGCGGAGGAAGTCGGCAGAGATGTTGTTACAGCCGTCGCCGTTGCCGCCAAGGATATCAAAGTGGCCGAAGCCGTTCAGGATCTGATCATGACTTCGAAATTCAGAGTGTACACAAATCTTGACATGATCGGCGTTGAGATGGGCGGGTCGCTCAAAAATATTGTTGCACTCTGTACCGGTATCCTGGATGGGATGAACCCGAAAGACAATACCAAAGCAGCCTTAATGACCAGGGGCCTGGCTGAGATGACCCGACTCGGGGTGGCTATGGGCGGTCAGCCTGAGACTTTTTACGGTCTGGCCGGAATAGGGGATCTTATTGTGACTTGCACAAGCCTGCACAGCCGGAACCTGCGGGCAGGAAGGGCACTGGGCGCCGGTAAGCCGCTAGATGAAGTCCTGAGGGAAGTCGGCATGGTCGTGGAAGGCGTTCGCGCGACAAAAGTCGCCTTTGAGCTGAGTAAAAAATATGGTATTTCTATGCCGATCACCGAACAGGCCTACAAAGTACTATTTGAAGGACTTAGTCCGAGCGAAGCACTTGAGAACCTCATGATGCGAGGTAAAAAACATGAAACAGAGGATATGGGGATATTAGGGCGTTAA
- the plsY gene encoding glycerol-3-phosphate 1-O-acyltransferase PlsY, with the protein MFAYLIFLLAYLLGALPSAFLAGKIKNIDVRKHGSGNMGATNTFRVLGPLWGIGVLAADALKGVLAAYLCWLVFGPWGGIAGGLLAMLGHSFNPYFGFKRTGKGAACGLGVIVVLVPKVTIVALVVFILVVLVSRYVSLGSILAAVTVIIMAFVFQEPLEYKVLALVGASTVIFLHQSNIKRILNGTEAKFGKNKGE; encoded by the coding sequence ATGTTTGCGTATCTGATTTTTTTGCTTGCTTATCTTCTGGGAGCACTACCATCTGCTTTTCTGGCAGGCAAGATCAAAAATATAGATGTTCGGAAGCATGGAAGTGGCAATATGGGAGCTACAAACACCTTCCGTGTTCTGGGTCCATTGTGGGGAATCGGCGTACTGGCTGCGGATGCGCTTAAAGGCGTCCTTGCAGCTTACCTTTGCTGGCTGGTCTTCGGCCCCTGGGGTGGCATTGCCGGTGGTCTGCTTGCGATGCTCGGACATAGCTTTAATCCGTATTTTGGCTTTAAACGAACCGGTAAAGGTGCTGCCTGCGGTTTGGGTGTCATTGTTGTTCTGGTGCCCAAGGTAACAATTGTTGCCCTGGTGGTTTTTATTCTGGTTGTGCTCGTAAGCAGGTACGTTTCGTTGGGATCAATTCTAGCCGCAGTTACCGTGATTATCATGGCTTTTGTTTTTCAGGAGCCGCTCGAGTATAAAGTACTGGCCTTGGTAGGCGCCTCAACAGTGATTTTCCTGCATCAGTCCAATATTAAAAGAATCCTTAACGGGACTGAAGCTAAGTTTGGTAAAAATAAAGGGGAGTGA
- the der gene encoding ribosome biogenesis GTPase Der, whose amino-acid sequence MSKPVVAIVGRPNVGKSTLFNRIVGGLVAIVENTPGVTRDRLYFDAEWLGRKFTLIDTGGIEFKDETTPLSSKMKQQAEIAVDEADVIMFLVDAKSGITPDDQQIARYLRKSSKPVLLVANKVEKFTRFEAEAHEFLPLGFGDPIPVSAVHGMNTGDLLDTLVSALPEDAAADYDPDVIKIAVIGRPNVGKSSIVNMLLGEERVIVSDIPGTTRDAIDTPFTYEDRNYVLIDTAGIRRKKKISEVTENYSVVRSFRAVDRSDVVLMVINAIEGVTDQDKKIVGYAHEAGKGLILVINKWDLVIKDEKTINKYEKDIREELAFVLYAPTQFVSAKTGQRINKIMDLVEFVAEQTSRRISTSTLNNLLREWVHLNPPPSDKGVRLKILYATQSSVQPPTFIFFVNDPELVHFSYKRYLENQLRKNFGFEGSPIRMIMRKRDEEKQ is encoded by the coding sequence ATGAGTAAACCTGTGGTAGCAATTGTCGGGCGTCCGAATGTCGGGAAATCGACGCTATTTAACAGAATCGTCGGCGGCTTGGTGGCCATCGTTGAAAATACCCCCGGGGTAACAAGGGACCGGTTATATTTTGATGCTGAATGGCTTGGCAGAAAATTTACGCTGATTGATACCGGCGGTATAGAATTTAAAGATGAAACGACACCGCTTTCATCGAAGATGAAACAGCAGGCCGAAATCGCAGTCGATGAAGCTGATGTCATCATGTTTCTTGTCGATGCCAAATCCGGGATTACGCCGGATGATCAGCAGATCGCCAGATACCTGCGGAAATCGAGCAAACCGGTATTGCTGGTTGCGAATAAAGTAGAAAAATTTACCCGGTTTGAGGCAGAGGCCCATGAATTTCTGCCGCTGGGTTTCGGTGATCCGATTCCGGTCTCGGCCGTTCACGGCATGAATACCGGGGATCTTCTCGATACGCTTGTTTCGGCCCTGCCGGAAGATGCCGCGGCCGACTATGACCCAGATGTGATTAAAATCGCCGTGATTGGCAGACCGAATGTCGGCAAATCATCCATTGTCAATATGCTGCTCGGGGAGGAACGGGTCATTGTCAGTGACATACCCGGAACGACCAGGGATGCGATCGATACCCCGTTTACGTATGAAGACAGAAATTATGTATTGATCGATACGGCCGGCATCAGGCGCAAGAAAAAAATCTCCGAAGTCACGGAAAACTACAGTGTAGTGCGTTCTTTCCGGGCGGTGGACAGGTCGGATGTCGTACTGATGGTGATTAATGCCATCGAAGGCGTAACAGACCAGGACAAGAAAATTGTCGGCTATGCACATGAAGCAGGAAAAGGTCTCATTCTTGTGATCAATAAATGGGATCTAGTGATCAAAGATGAGAAAACCATCAATAAATATGAAAAAGATATCCGGGAAGAACTGGCTTTTGTCCTTTATGCACCCACGCAATTCGTTTCGGCCAAGACAGGCCAAAGAATCAATAAAATTATGGATCTGGTGGAATTTGTTGCGGAGCAGACCAGCAGACGTATCTCGACCAGCACCTTAAACAACCTGCTACGGGAATGGGTGCATCTGAATCCGCCGCCATCGGATAAAGGCGTACGGTTAAAGATTTTATATGCAACACAAAGCAGTGTTCAGCCCCCGACCTTTATATTCTTTGTGAATGATCCGGAGCTTGTTCACTTTTCGTATAAGCGCTATCTGGAAAATCAGCTGCGTAAGAACTTTGGCTTTGAAGGTTCGCCAATCAGAATGATCATGCGAAAAAGAGACGAAGAAAAACAATAA
- a CDS encoding DUF512 domain-containing protein, whose product MPNGLMVSAVMKNSIAAEMEIEPGDEILQVDQHNVQDILDLQYWTAEEEFTLIIQKKNHEIWELEIIKEPEELLGIEVSSVGRDGLMKCRNNCVFCFVRQMPPGMRSSLYDLDDDYRLSVNQGSYITLSNLKEKDFQRIIDMHLSPLYISVHAWNPVVREKLMRNRQAGKLAEQIKRLAEAGLVLHTQIVLVPDYNDREILQETVENLAAFFPQVQSIGIVPVGLTKYRDGLPELRTVTPEEAKEVLDIGIEWQQKYRKRTGLNLVYFSDEFYILAGRDIPSYPEYDDFPQLENGIGMARKFQEEIRMCLCDLPRQIPERKIHLVTGSSAAAYFRSRVAELPAVQGVHITVHEIGNRFFGPAVTVAGLLTAQDIALQLGDLQGEYFLLSRVMLRAGEEVFLDGYDVRWLTEQVNGIPVVVENDGQSFIEGLFGITIGGSENE is encoded by the coding sequence ATGCCCAATGGGTTGATGGTATCTGCTGTCATGAAAAACAGTATTGCTGCTGAGATGGAAATCGAACCCGGAGATGAGATTCTCCAGGTGGATCAGCACAATGTTCAGGATATTTTGGATTTGCAGTATTGGACCGCTGAAGAAGAATTTACATTGATCATTCAGAAGAAGAATCATGAGATCTGGGAACTGGAGATTATCAAGGAACCGGAGGAACTGCTTGGTATCGAAGTCAGCAGCGTAGGCCGAGACGGACTAATGAAGTGTCGGAATAACTGTGTTTTCTGCTTTGTCCGGCAGATGCCTCCCGGGATGAGATCATCGCTGTACGATCTGGATGACGATTACCGGTTGTCGGTGAACCAGGGGAGCTATATCACTCTGTCCAACCTGAAGGAGAAGGATTTTCAGAGAATCATCGACATGCATCTAAGTCCTTTGTATATCTCCGTTCATGCATGGAATCCCGTCGTCAGGGAGAAACTGATGAGAAACAGGCAGGCCGGGAAGCTGGCGGAGCAAATAAAAAGGCTTGCTGAAGCTGGTCTTGTTCTTCATACGCAGATCGTTCTGGTTCCTGATTACAATGACCGGGAGATCTTGCAGGAAACCGTGGAGAACCTTGCGGCCTTTTTCCCACAGGTTCAGTCCATTGGGATTGTTCCGGTCGGCTTAACAAAGTACAGGGATGGATTGCCTGAACTTCGGACTGTAACGCCGGAGGAGGCCAAGGAAGTCCTGGATATCGGCATAGAATGGCAGCAGAAATACCGAAAACGGACCGGCCTAAACCTTGTTTATTTTTCTGATGAATTTTATATCCTTGCCGGCAGAGATATTCCGTCATATCCAGAATATGATGACTTTCCGCAACTGGAAAACGGCATTGGCATGGCCCGAAAGTTTCAGGAAGAAATCCGGATGTGTCTCTGTGACCTGCCGAGGCAGATTCCGGAAAGAAAGATACATCTCGTAACTGGTTCATCGGCAGCGGCATATTTCCGGTCCAGGGTCGCGGAGCTGCCTGCAGTTCAGGGTGTACATATTACAGTTCATGAGATTGGCAACCGTTTTTTTGGACCTGCGGTGACCGTAGCAGGGTTGCTCACGGCTCAGGACATCGCACTGCAACTGGGTGACCTGCAGGGAGAGTATTTCTTACTGTCGCGCGTGATGCTGAGAGCCGGTGAAGAAGTATTCCTCGATGGATATGATGTCCGGTGGTTGACCGAACAGGTCAATGGCATACCGGTAGTTGTGGAGAATGATGGTCAATCTTTTATAGAAGGACTTTTTGGGATAACGATTGGAGGTTCGGAAAATGAGTAA
- a CDS encoding FtsW/RodA/SpoVE family cell cycle protein, with protein MAVQKIKTKKPDFILLFSAVIILAVGLIMVLSASSSFSYENTNNSYYLFFKQLRWVSLGIVAAGAAVFIPLKFFRKISGLSILVSVILLLLVEFSNMSITTKGSARWLDIFGMSVQPSEIAKLAIVFFFAYILNRYPIKKFTDIFLPIGVLAVIFLLVYKQPDLGTAIVILAAGGFMLLMTELPTGYFLAAIPLIGIPGFYLVKGEEYQWNRILGWLHPWEYATTFGYQQINAQIAFGSGGLLGIGIGRSNEGLGFLPENYTDTIFAVIGQEFGFFGTSLMLLCFIVLIGRGYAISRQCPDGFGRMLGFGITTILGIQTMINLCVVTGLFPVTGITLPLVSYGGSSLLVTMFEIGILLNISRFRQDKLLRSS; from the coding sequence ATGGCTGTTCAGAAGATAAAAACAAAAAAACCTGACTTTATTCTGTTATTTTCTGCAGTCATCATTTTGGCAGTTGGTCTGATTATGGTTTTAAGTGCCAGCTCCTCTTTTTCCTATGAGAATACCAATAATTCTTATTATTTATTTTTTAAGCAGCTGCGCTGGGTAAGCCTTGGAATAGTGGCAGCCGGGGCGGCGGTTTTTATTCCTTTGAAGTTTTTCCGGAAGATTTCCGGGCTGAGTATTCTCGTCAGTGTCATCCTGCTCCTGTTGGTCGAATTCAGCAATATGTCTATTACTACGAAAGGATCGGCCCGCTGGCTGGATATTTTTGGGATGTCCGTACAGCCATCGGAGATTGCGAAACTGGCCATCGTTTTTTTCTTCGCCTATATTCTTAACCGCTATCCGATAAAGAAGTTTACGGATATCTTCCTGCCTATTGGTGTGCTCGCGGTCATTTTCTTGCTGGTTTATAAACAGCCCGACCTTGGAACCGCGATTGTCATCCTGGCAGCAGGAGGGTTTATGCTTTTGATGACCGAGCTTCCGACAGGTTATTTTCTGGCTGCGATACCTCTAATTGGCATCCCGGGATTCTACCTGGTCAAAGGTGAAGAGTATCAGTGGAACAGAATTTTAGGCTGGCTGCATCCATGGGAATATGCAACGACCTTCGGCTACCAGCAGATTAATGCCCAGATAGCCTTCGGGTCGGGTGGACTGCTCGGGATAGGTATCGGGAGAAGCAATGAAGGGCTCGGGTTTTTGCCTGAAAATTATACGGATACTATTTTTGCCGTGATCGGACAAGAATTTGGTTTCTTCGGGACTTCGCTTATGCTTTTGTGTTTTATCGTACTCATTGGGCGCGGCTATGCCATATCCCGGCAATGTCCGGATGGATTCGGACGGATGCTCGGATTTGGGATCACAACGATCCTGGGCATCCAAACCATGATTAATCTTTGTGTTGTAACCGGTCTTTTTCCGGTAACGGGGATCACGCTTCCTCTCGTATCCTATGGAGGAAGCTCCCTGCTTGTAACCATGTTTGAAATAGGTATTTTGTTGAATATTTCGCGCTTCCGACAGGATAAGCTGTTGCGAAGCAGCTAG